Within the Pseudanabaena sp. BC1403 genome, the region GCATATGATCCCATTTGGAGGGGTTATCAATATACACTACGTCCAGCTTGCCATCATTCATTTTTGCGTCAGGCGCTAAGGCAAACTGCACCCCATAGCGAGGACTGTTGCAAATATTGACTTGCAAGATGCGTAAACGACGCATCCGTCTGCCATCGAGGCGCAAGACCAAGCGGTGTTGTTTAAACTGCAAAAAAGTTTGGATGCCTGAAAAGACACTTTTAAAAGCAGCCCAATAATTTTTCTTGATTCCTTCTTTGACTTCATCTCCACAAGGAAAGAGGGTCGCTTCTAGCCCCACGCCTACCACTTCCACAAAGTATTGATTGTTTGCCTTGCCCATATCAAACCGACCACGCACTCCCTCTACCAGAGTCTGGATAGCTTGAGATAAATCGTTGGGAATGTTTAAGCTTGCGGCAATGTTATTACGTGTTCCCATCGGAATAATACCTAGCACCGTTTGAGTATGCATTAATCCTCGCGCTACGGCTTCAATCGTGCCATCACCTCCCGCTACAATCACAAGTTCAGCACCTGCTTTAGCAGCCTCAGCCGCAAGTCCCTCACCATCCTCATCGGGAGAAGTCGTACAGAGTTCAACTTCAATGCCTTGATTGTGCAAAGCATCGACAATTTCAGTTGACAGATCAGGTTTGTCAGCAGGGCCAGAAGTGGGATTGATGATGAGTCGGGTATGCATCTCTGTCGTTTTCCTATTGGTTTGAAGTTGGAAATATTAGGATAAAAGCCTGCTCATGCACACTTACTTAACAAAAAGTCTACAGTTCATTGTTTTAGATACGTCCAAAAAATGAGCCAATAGATCTAAAGTCTACGGACTATAGCAGTTTGTTGAGACTTTCCCTTCCCTCTATAAGCTGATATACCGAACTGACTACCCTACCGCCCCATAAAGGAATTTCCCAATTAAACTTATCAGCGATCGCCCCCTACACCCACAACACCAATCACCTAAATCTCAACGTCAAACAGCGATCGCCCCTCACAACCCAACACCCGATCGCCTATTCCTTCAAATCAAACTGCGATCGCCCCTCAACACCCATAAAATCCAAACGCCTTTTCCCTCAAATCAAACAGCGATCTCCCCTCAATATCCATAAAACCCGATCGCCTACTCCCACATCAAACAGCGATCGCCCCTCACAACCCAACACCCGATCGCTTTTTTCCCACATCAAACAGCGATCGCCCACTCATCACCCAAAAAACCGATTGTCTATTCCCTAAAACCAAACAGCGATCGCACTCTCCTCACCCCAAACCCGATCGCATATTCCCTCATCAAACAGCGAGCATACAAAAAATATGTAACGGATATTTTTCCCTATTCACACTAATTGTAGGTTTGATGTAGTATTAGGAAATGAAATATATTGATTTATTCTCTGGATGTGGCGGTCTCTCACTGGGGCTTGAGAAAGCAGGTTTTAAACTGTTGTTGGCAGTTGAAAAGTCACCTATGGCTGCCGAGACATTTTATCATAATTTCATAAATCGAATAAAGTCACAAGATGAGTGGATCGCATACAACAACCTAACGATTGAAGAACAATTTCGTCGTAAGTTAATTGTTAATGAAGTGAGCGCGGTTCTTGAGAATATAAACATAATGGAGAACCTTGAAAGCGAAGGTATTGACCTAATTGCAGGTGGTCCACCTTGTCAAGGGTTCTCAATGGCAGGAAAAAGAAATCCAAGAGATTTACGCAATCAGTTGCCTTGGCAATTTTTAGAAATGGTTGAGAGGTTACACCCTAAAGCTGTACTGATTGAAAATGTTTTGGGTATAAAACAGAATTTTAATAAGCATGGTGAAAAAGCTCCAATTGACGAGATCAATTCGGCTTTACATGAATTATGGCCAGGTTACGTGACTCAACTTGTTGAAGTAAATGCTATGCATTTTGGTGTTCCGCAGTATAGACCTCGTGTCATGATTTTGGGTATTCGTTCTGATATTGCAGACAAACTTAACCTCGAAATATGGGAGGGATTTTGGAAGTCGGCTTTTGATATTGAGCCACCAGTGATTGGATATAAACGACCAACTTTAGCTCCAGTTACTACTTGCGAAAAACCACTTACTGTTCGTGATGCATTGTGGGATTTAAAAGGTAGTAAATATGCTTTGTCAGCTAAAGATAATCGTTACAATTCTCCCAGTGCTTCTTATGCAAGGCTAATGCGTGAGGATTTTAGTTGGATGTCACCGCAAATCGTTAAATCTATACAACTAAACACACTAGAAAATAGTGGTTTGCGTAACCATTCAGAAAATATAGCTGATAGGTTTAGGTTGTACCAGATATTTCAAAAATATGGTGTGCCAGTAAAAATCTTTAATGTAGCAGCAAACTCCTCTTTATCTGCTCTTGAGAGAAAACAACTAATTCAAGGTGAAATAGTTAAGATAAAATTGCCAGCAAAAGCCCCTGACGGGAAAATTTTGGGAAAAGATATAGAGGAATTATTTGAACGGGTGATGAGTCTTTCGACGAAAAAGCATAGTCAGCGCCCATTAAAATGGGATTCTCCTTCACCAACTGTTCTATCTCTTCCAGATGATTTTGTTCATCCTAACGAAGCTCGAACTATGTCTGTACGAGAAATGGCGAGGCTACAGTCATTTCCTGATAGTTTTGTTTTTAGGGCAAAAGAAACAACTGGCAGCTTACGTCGGAGATTTGAAATTCCTCAATATACGCAAGTGGGAAACGCAGTACCACCATTAATGGCTGAAGCAGTCGGAAAAAAAATATTTGAACTTCTTAAAAAAGCGCTCAAATTCACTATGAAACCTTGTCAGGTGTCACAAAATCTAGAGAAACAAGCTAGTTAACTTGATGAGACCATTTAATCTTTTAGAAGAAAAAAACATCAAAATCTTAACTAGTGAAAACATCGAGATGTGTTTCTTGATGCCTACAGCTACAGGCTTACAAAAATCTATTATGGATGCAACGACTCTATTCAGGCTTTTTCTATATGAGCGTGGTATTCATGATTATGGTACGCAGGGACAAGGACCACAACACAAACAAATTATACGTTCCCATATTGCATCAGAAAATGGATTTATTTCTAGTCAGGCTTCTTTGTATCGTCCTATTACCAAAAATGGCGATCCACGTATCTGGTTCACTGGATTGAAGAAATATGCTGATACCAACGATATACTTGGTATTTTTGTGTTTGAGATGGAACTATATGTTCTTAATCTAACAAAACTTGATATTGAGCAAATTCTGAATGGAATAATTGTTACGCCAGTTGCAGATCTGATCCGTAGTATTAGTCAAAGTGCAAACAAAGTTGCTCAAGAGTTACTTTTTAAAATTAGAACAATTGCTGCACGCGGACAAATTCAGGCTATTGGAACAGGTGATACAGCAATTGGGCGGACATTGGAAACTTTGTTAGGTATTGCGATGAACTCTCGCCAAGAACCAGATTATAAAGGTATTGAGTTGAAATCATTTCGTGACAAACGAGGAAACCGTAAAACATTGTTTGCAAAAGTTCCAGATTGGAATCTTAGTAAATTCAAAAGTTCAGCAGAAATTCTTAATCAATTTGGGTATAAACGTGGAGATGATTTCAAGCTTTACTGTACAGTCAGTACTTTGAAGCCTAATTCCCAAGGGCTATTTTTAAGAATTGATGCAAAGTTGGATCAACTTATTGAAACTAGTCAAGAATTAAAAATTGGTGATTTTGCCATTTGGCAATTAGCGACACTTCATGCTGAACTCAAAAAGAAGCATAAGGAGACCTTTTGGATTGCCGCTGATTCCGTTACTATTAATGAAGTTGAGTATTTCTGTTTTACAAAAATAGAACATACACGTAGTCCCATTGTGTCCCAATTCGATTTATTGCTAGAACAGGGAATAATTACTCTTGATCATCTTATTAAGAGGACGAGTAATGGAAAAACGATTAAAGAACGTGTAAGTGAGAAAGGTCCTTTATTTAAAATTAAACCAGATAAACTTGAACTGCTTTTCCCTCCAAGCGTGAAGTATAGCCTCAGGTAAATTTACGATCATCATCGCTTTTAACAGAACCATCGAAGGATGGGCAAAAGCGATCGCCGAAACTAGCAGCCGATGGACAGATAAAAAGCATGAATTACTGGATTTGATAACGAGTTTGGGATTTACCGTTGTGAAAGAGCAAACAGGCAATCGATTCCTTTACATCAATGCCACTAAGCCACTGATCTCACTCATCTAAAAGGAATTAGCTACTCCCTCCACCTTTCCAACACAGCGGTCGCATATCAAACCTTAAACCTACAAATTCTCGTACAAATCAGCAATGACGATATCAGAAAACAACCAACCATTGGGCGAAACTAACATAATACAAACATCCTCAGACTGTTCCACAAACCTGACCCAATCCTTCTCACGATAGCGATCGAGAATCCGCAAGGCGCGAT harbors:
- a CDS encoding MvaI/BcnI family restriction endonuclease codes for the protein MRPFNLLEEKNIKILTSENIEMCFLMPTATGLQKSIMDATTLFRLFLYERGIHDYGTQGQGPQHKQIIRSHIASENGFISSQASLYRPITKNGDPRIWFTGLKKYADTNDILGIFVFEMELYVLNLTKLDIEQILNGIIVTPVADLIRSISQSANKVAQELLFKIRTIAARGQIQAIGTGDTAIGRTLETLLGIAMNSRQEPDYKGIELKSFRDKRGNRKTLFAKVPDWNLSKFKSSAEILNQFGYKRGDDFKLYCTVSTLKPNSQGLFLRIDAKLDQLIETSQELKIGDFAIWQLATLHAELKKKHKETFWIAADSVTINEVEYFCFTKIEHTRSPIVSQFDLLLEQGIITLDHLIKRTSNGKTIKERVSEKGPLFKIKPDKLELLFPPSVKYSLR
- a CDS encoding DNA cytosine methyltransferase, encoding MKYIDLFSGCGGLSLGLEKAGFKLLLAVEKSPMAAETFYHNFINRIKSQDEWIAYNNLTIEEQFRRKLIVNEVSAVLENINIMENLESEGIDLIAGGPPCQGFSMAGKRNPRDLRNQLPWQFLEMVERLHPKAVLIENVLGIKQNFNKHGEKAPIDEINSALHELWPGYVTQLVEVNAMHFGVPQYRPRVMILGIRSDIADKLNLEIWEGFWKSAFDIEPPVIGYKRPTLAPVTTCEKPLTVRDALWDLKGSKYALSAKDNRYNSPSASYARLMREDFSWMSPQIVKSIQLNTLENSGLRNHSENIADRFRLYQIFQKYGVPVKIFNVAANSSLSALERKQLIQGEIVKIKLPAKAPDGKILGKDIEELFERVMSLSTKKHSQRPLKWDSPSPTVLSLPDDFVHPNEARTMSVREMARLQSFPDSFVFRAKETTGSLRRRFEIPQYTQVGNAVPPLMAEAVGKKIFELLKKALKFTMKPCQVSQNLEKQAS
- a CDS encoding diacylglycerol kinase family protein translates to MHTRLIINPTSGPADKPDLSTEIVDALHNQGIEVELCTTSPDEDGEGLAAEAAKAGAELVIVAGGDGTIEAVARGLMHTQTVLGIIPMGTRNNIAASLNIPNDLSQAIQTLVEGVRGRFDMGKANNQYFVEVVGVGLEATLFPCGDEVKEGIKKNYWAAFKSVFSGIQTFLQFKQHRLVLRLDGRRMRRLRILQVNICNSPRYGVQFALAPDAKMNDGKLDVVYIDNPSKWDHMRHFFKAMQGERLPHERLKTHRAAKIEIKSYPPLEVHADGQYLGVTPITVEVVPDALLICVPTPELLLKFADENNSYGLTEQAGSISTDRPSISV